A single Nicotiana tabacum cultivar K326 chromosome 5, ASM71507v2, whole genome shotgun sequence DNA region contains:
- the LOC107815089 gene encoding AUGMIN subunit 2 — MMGSDTNSTWVGRKPMRRIGGMSDALSIAAELGFSVPPPSSQEEIQNLSTTSGEKGDDLIRVLKELTAVQRKIADLQVELQGRKEDKNVAHLTHVSEMEKKIETLQRITTILKDVIQNKDRIIARLQQPYSLDCIPVEAEYQKQFSELLMRAASDYGALTASVEDFQWSQKFKEPPTVWGEMLRPIPVALASCTIFFEAMSAMRESFAALQALRVGHSSSLAKVPSKDPSQTNVGDSDCVTPPPVRTESSFDDLAVGSLRRQESEPQEGSEIAKGTDGMNHSRLSWPPSVKNIS; from the exons atgatgGGAAGCGACACAAACTCAACATGGGTTGGAAGAAAACCAATGAGACGAATTGGTGGGATGTCAGATGCGCTCTCTATTGCTGCTGAACTTGGCTTCTCtgttcctcctccttcttctcag GAGGAGATCCAAAATTTATCCACCACCAGCGGTGAAAAAGGTGATGACTTGATAAGGGTCTTGAAGGAACTCACTGCTGTTCAAAGGAAAATTGCAGATTTACAAGTGGAACTTCAGGGTCGAAAG GAGGACAAAAATGTTGCTCATTTGACACATGTCAGTGAAATGGAAAAGAAAATCGAAACATTGCAAAGGATTACTACTATTTTGAAGGACGTTATTCAGAATAAG GACCGCATAATAGCTCGCCTTCAACAACCATATTCGTTGGATTGCATTCCTGTGGAAGCTGAATATCAG AAACAATTTTCAGAATTGCTGATGAGGGCTGCTAGTGATTATGGTGCTTTAACGGCCTCTGTAGAAGATTTTCAATGGAGTCAGAAATTTAAAGAACCACCAACAGTGTGGGGG GAAATGCTTCGTCCGATTCCTGTTGCTTTGGCTTCTTGCACCATATTCTTTGAAGCCATGTCCGCAATGAGGGAGTCATTCGCAGCGCTACAAGCTTTGAGAGTTGGTCATTCTTCTTCCTTGGCTAAAGTACCGAGCAAGGATCCTTCTCAAACAAATGTTGGAGATTCTGATTGTGTGACTCCTCCCCCAGTGAGAACCGAATCGAGCTTCGATGATttagcagtcggaagcttgagaAGGCAAGAAAGTGAGCCACAAGAAGGTAGTGAAATTGCAAAAGGTACTGATGGCATGAACCACAGTAGATTGTCATGGCCTCCTTCAGTTAAGAACATCTCATAA
- the LOC142180679 gene encoding uncharacterized protein LOC142180679 translates to MISVVEVDEQIQSPSVYLDDSLENLIAWGLMRRLLEKDVAFKFDDACLKAFEELKGMLVTAPIIIALDWEQPFELMCNASDLAVGAVLGQRRNKIFHSINYASKTLNPAQMNHTVNAKELFAVVLENRNHAAGGGVIKETFPDEQLLAITSSTAPWYADYVNFIASGVTPPELTPDNRRRCQRIGTITKKHEMPLQNILVVELFDVWGIDFMGPFPYSNGHRYILVAVDYVSKWVESIALPTNDAKVVVSFVKKHIFIRFGTPRVLISDGGMHFDNKLLNNVLAKYGVKHKVSTAYHP, encoded by the exons atGATATCTGTTGTTGAGGTTGATGAGCAAATTCAATCtccgagtgtatatctagacgattctCTGGAGAACTTGATAGCCTGGGGGTTGATgaggag GTTGCTTGAGAAAGATGTCGCCTTCAAATTTGATGATGCCTGTCTTaaggcatttgaggagctgaagggaatgttggtgactgcaccaatcataATTGCTCTGGATTGGGAGcagccatttgagttgatgtgcaaTGCGAGCGACTTGGCTGTTGGTGCTGTCTTGGGGCAAAGGAGAAATAAAATCTTCCACTCCATCAACTATGCGAGCAAAACTCTGAATCCAGCTCAAATGAACCATACAGTCAATGCAAAAGAGTTGTTTGCAGTAGT attagaaaatcGGAATCATGCAGCTGGAGGGGGTGTAATTAAAGAAACATTCCCTGATGAGCAGTTATTGGCAATCACCTCAAGCACAGCCccgtggtatgcagattatgtgaactttattgcaagtggggtgacgccaCCAGAATTGACACCCGATAATAGAAGAAG gtgccaaagaaTCGGAACGATCACAAAGAAGCACGAGATGCCACTGCAAAATATTCTGGTAGTGGAactttttgatgtgtggggaatTGACTTTATGGGACCGTTTCCGTACTCCAATGGTCATaggtacatcttggtggcagTCGATTATGTATCTAAGTGGGTGGagtccattgctcttcctactaatgatgcaaaGGTGGTGGTAAGCTTTGTTAAGAAGCACATCTTCATACGCTTTGGAACTCCCAGAGTGTTGATCAGTGATGGAGGAATGCATTTCGACAACAAACTGCTAAATAATGTTCTTGCAAAGtacggagtcaagcacaaagtttccactgcctatcacccCTAG